A DNA window from Candidatus Zixiibacteriota bacterium contains the following coding sequences:
- the dapF gene encoding diaminopimelate epimerase has protein sequence MNRVRFSKYHALGNDFIVIDNVTRHIPPQKIEEFARKICSRNFGVGADGVLWLSNSKRAHCRVDVYNSDGSWAEKSGNGLRIVAAYRYQKYRRGRKLAIETADGVAEANIIEARGHRFSVLVTLGKPEFAAKKVPMKSRDEFHINRPLKIGNRWYRITALSVGNPHAVMFVDSLDFDWQRLGSLIEHSKYFPRRTNVEFARIINRRKLRLNDWERGAGATGSSGTGAAASVAAGVVNGLLDRKVEVLFPSGALQIEWNRHNDLIYLTGPVEFICAGESVI, from the coding sequence ATGAACAGAGTTAGATTCTCAAAATACCATGCGCTGGGGAATGATTTCATCGTGATTGACAATGTCACCAGGCATATTCCTCCGCAGAAAATAGAGGAATTCGCCAGAAAAATATGCAGCCGCAATTTCGGAGTCGGGGCAGATGGAGTCCTCTGGCTATCAAATTCAAAAAGGGCTCACTGCCGGGTTGATGTCTATAATTCTGACGGCAGCTGGGCAGAGAAATCGGGGAACGGATTGAGAATTGTGGCGGCATATCGATATCAGAAATATCGTCGCGGCAGAAAACTCGCGATTGAAACAGCGGACGGCGTGGCGGAAGCGAATATCATAGAAGCCAGAGGTCATCGATTTTCGGTATTGGTGACGCTGGGAAAACCGGAATTTGCGGCAAAGAAGGTACCGATGAAGAGCCGGGATGAATTTCATATCAACCGACCGCTGAAAATTGGAAACAGATGGTACAGAATTACTGCTCTCTCGGTCGGAAATCCCCACGCGGTAATGTTTGTCGATAGTTTGGATTTTGACTGGCAGAGATTGGGCAGTTTGATTGAGCATTCGAAATATTTTCCACGGCGAACGAATGTGGAATTTGCCCGGATAATAAATCGCCGCAAGCTCCGTCTGAATGACTGGGAGCGCGGCGCCGGCGCTACCGGCTCCTCCGGCACCGGAGCGGCAGCATCGGTGGCGGCGGGGGTGGTAAATGGTCTGCTGGACCGCAAGGTGGAGGTTTTATTTCCCAGCGGCGCCCTGCAGATAGAGTGGAACCGCCATAACGACCTTATTTATTTGACCGGACCGGTCGAATTCATCTGCGCCGGGGAATCTGTAATATAG
- a CDS encoding MFS transporter, with protein sequence MPSTQPKSNHQLDLLSPLRNLNGHIAGSLKDYLWHIGLFSRNVRLFLIGSFLIGLTFATAQLLINLYLKERGGAESFIGRFLSAGAFGTAIIAIPAAVALRKIRLKFVLIGSTIIYMAIIAAISRLGISNWLIFLSFLLGVTATFNRIAAAPFFMRNSTPEERTYVFSFNFGVLLLAGMVGSVISGWLVAWFTTLLADVIQAYQWTFIISIVCGVAAVIPFALIKAAAPTEEDRQSDFSWSLLRRQSRLYLKLLLPQFLVGIGAGLIIPFLNLYFRDRFRQSPDEIGLLFFAVNTAMLLGILAGPVLAKKIGMVKTIVATELLSIPFMIILAFTYSLPMAVVAFLVRGALMNMAQPIGTNFSMEMVGRMEHALVNALLTLSWTGSWMISTVIGGRLIETHGYTLPLLIAVALYIASAVLYYLFFRSSERKAGRDYLVEVT encoded by the coding sequence ATGCCTTCCACCCAACCGAAATCAAATCACCAATTAGACCTGCTGTCTCCACTGAGGAACCTGAATGGGCATATTGCCGGCTCTTTGAAGGACTATCTCTGGCATATTGGTCTCTTTTCGCGCAATGTGCGGCTGTTTCTTATCGGTTCCTTCCTGATTGGGCTGACATTCGCGACAGCGCAGCTGCTGATTAATCTTTACCTGAAGGAACGGGGTGGAGCGGAATCCTTCATAGGAAGATTCCTCTCGGCAGGAGCGTTCGGGACGGCTATCATCGCCATTCCGGCGGCCGTTGCGCTCAGAAAGATACGACTGAAATTCGTTCTAATCGGCTCAACTATAATTTACATGGCTATCATTGCCGCTATTTCGCGCCTGGGCATCAGCAACTGGTTGATTTTTCTGTCCTTCCTGCTGGGGGTGACAGCAACTTTTAACCGGATTGCAGCGGCGCCGTTCTTCATGCGCAATTCCACGCCGGAAGAAAGAACCTATGTTTTCTCTTTCAATTTCGGGGTACTTCTCCTGGCGGGGATGGTTGGCTCGGTCATTTCCGGATGGCTGGTGGCGTGGTTCACAACCCTGCTTGCCGATGTAATTCAGGCTTATCAATGGACTTTTATTATCAGCATTGTTTGCGGCGTTGCGGCGGTGATTCCCTTCGCCCTTATAAAGGCGGCGGCTCCGACCGAAGAAGACCGCCAGTCGGATTTCTCCTGGTCGCTGCTGCGGCGACAGTCGCGGCTCTATTTGAAACTTCTGTTGCCCCAATTCCTGGTCGGCATTGGCGCCGGGCTAATCATACCGTTTCTGAATTTATATTTCAGAGACAGGTTTCGTCAATCGCCCGACGAGATAGGACTTCTCTTTTTTGCCGTAAATACGGCGATGTTGCTGGGGATTCTGGCCGGACCGGTCCTGGCGAAAAAGATTGGTATGGTCAAAACCATCGTGGCAACGGAACTTCTCTCAATTCCGTTTATGATAATACTGGCATTTACATATTCATTGCCGATGGCGGTGGTTGCCTTTCTGGTGAGGGGAGCGCTGATGAATATGGCGCAGCCGATTGGTACCAATTTCAGCATGGAAATGGTCGGCAGAATGGAACATGCCCTGGTTAATGCCCTTTTGACCCTTTCCTGGACCGGTTCCTGGATGATTTCAACCGTTATCGGGGGACGGCTGATTGAAACGCATGGTTATACTTTGCCGCTGCTGATTGCAGTGGCGCTTTATATTGCATCGGCGGTTCTGTATTATTTATTCTTCCGAAGTTCCGAGCGAAAAGCGGGGAGAGATTACCTTGTAGAGGTTACTTGA
- the dinB gene encoding DNA polymerase IV produces MGGIDRTRDWPKVIVHVDMDAFFAAFEIRNAPQLKGKPVIVGGDPRYRSVVSTCSYEARKFGVKSGMSMSQAKKLCPEGVVISGSLGGYVYTASVLQVIFEHYSPIVEPFSVDEAFLDITGCHRIFHSSEALVMKMKAEIREKLSLTCSVGIAPSKLIAKMASGEKKPDGITIMDREDFRKEFYPRPVSSLWGIGEKTQKALSKLGINTVGELAGYDEKVLKGYFGVNGAYLSRVARGEDCSEVISCDELPDDKSMSHDTTLVTDLSDIDKIYATLLWLSDKVSRRLRRDNFVARTISVKIRSSEFDTVTRDKTISTPTDQCKIIFETSKRLIPREYGPKVKVRLLGVKASNLLSKTGEKQLSLLSNIKMDKLKLSSNAVDKIKNRYGDAIVKFAGEKM; encoded by the coding sequence ATGGGTGGAATAGACCGCACCCGCGACTGGCCGAAAGTAATAGTCCATGTCGATATGGATGCCTTCTTTGCCGCCTTTGAAATCCGCAATGCCCCCCAATTGAAAGGAAAACCGGTGATTGTAGGCGGCGACCCCCGCTATCGTTCGGTGGTTTCAACCTGCTCGTATGAAGCGAGAAAATTTGGTGTCAAATCGGGAATGTCGATGTCCCAGGCAAAAAAACTTTGCCCGGAGGGAGTTGTAATTTCCGGCAGTTTGGGAGGATATGTCTATACCGCCTCGGTCCTTCAGGTAATATTCGAGCATTATTCGCCGATAGTGGAGCCGTTCTCAGTGGATGAGGCATTCTTAGATATCACCGGCTGTCATCGGATTTTCCATTCGTCAGAAGCGCTGGTGATGAAAATGAAAGCCGAGATAAGGGAGAAATTATCGTTGACTTGTTCGGTAGGGATTGCCCCCTCAAAGTTGATAGCCAAAATGGCGTCAGGGGAAAAGAAACCGGATGGCATAACCATTATGGATAGAGAGGATTTTAGAAAGGAGTTTTATCCTCGACCGGTAAGTTCACTCTGGGGTATTGGAGAGAAAACACAAAAGGCGCTGAGCAAACTGGGGATTAATACAGTCGGCGAACTGGCAGGATATGATGAAAAGGTCTTGAAAGGATATTTTGGAGTCAACGGCGCCTATTTATCCCGAGTGGCAAGGGGAGAGGATTGTTCCGAAGTAATATCTTGTGATGAATTGCCGGATGATAAATCTATGTCGCATGATACGACTCTGGTGACGGACCTTTCGGATATAGATAAAATTTATGCCACCTTACTCTGGTTATCGGATAAAGTCTCGCGGCGATTGCGTCGGGATAATTTTGTAGCAAGGACAATCTCGGTTAAAATCCGTTCCTCTGAATTTGATACTGTTACCAGAGATAAAACCATATCAACTCCGACCGACCAATGTAAGATTATTTTTGAGACCTCTAAGAGATTAATTCCAAGAGAATATGGACCTAAAGTTAAAGTAAGACTTTTAGGGGTAAAAGCCTCAAATCTTCTGAGTAAAACAGGAGAAAAACAGTTGTCTTTGTTGTCGAATATCAAGATGGATAAATTGAAATTATCAAGTAATGCGGTAGATAAAATAAAAAACAGGTATGGCGATGCTATTGTCAAGTTCGCTGGAGAGAAGATGTGA
- a CDS encoding PLP-dependent aminotransferase family protein, with amino-acid sequence MSKEPVTFDFKATPEKWDIAAHVLSLENSIIREILKISSRPGVISFAGGLPAPDMFPLQEMKRCAAEVIDTYKSDSMQYSLSMGITPLRDAIAERETSQGSPTKTENILVTSGSQQGIELCARAFISPGDYIITEYPTYVGALQAFNFYQARYATVDMDENGMKVEQVESAIKKYRPKMIYTVSTFQNPTGITMSEERRHALVELAMKYNIPLIDDNPYGEIRFAGKPVPSMKSIGGDAVISLGTFSKIMAPGLRIAWINGPLTIMPIFERVKQCTDLHSNTFTQYMIYAFINSGKLDPHIEKLIENYGQKRNLMLQEMEKHFPSELRWTKPEGGLFLWIEMPEGISASKMLPQAIDQKVAYVYGKPFYPDGRGDNTLRLNFSCATLDTISEGIKRLGKVIKDNLR; translated from the coding sequence ATGAGCAAAGAGCCAGTGACCTTTGACTTCAAGGCGACCCCTGAGAAATGGGACATCGCCGCCCATGTTTTATCCCTCGAAAACTCCATAATTAGAGAAATCCTGAAGATATCGTCGCGTCCGGGCGTTATCTCTTTTGCCGGGGGGCTTCCTGCTCCGGATATGTTTCCGCTGCAGGAGATGAAACGATGCGCCGCCGAGGTGATTGATACGTATAAGTCTGATTCGATGCAGTATTCTCTATCGATGGGGATAACGCCACTGCGTGATGCTATCGCGGAGCGTGAGACCAGCCAGGGTTCTCCTACCAAGACGGAAAATATTCTGGTAACCTCCGGCTCGCAGCAGGGGATAGAGCTTTGCGCCCGGGCTTTTATCAGTCCCGGAGATTATATCATTACCGAATATCCAACCTATGTTGGGGCATTGCAGGCGTTCAACTTTTACCAGGCGCGGTACGCCACGGTCGATATGGATGAGAACGGAATGAAAGTGGAGCAGGTCGAAAGCGCTATCAAGAAATATCGTCCCAAGATGATTTATACTGTTTCGACTTTCCAGAATCCGACCGGCATTACCATGTCGGAGGAGCGTCGCCATGCTCTGGTAGAACTGGCGATGAAGTACAATATTCCGCTGATTGACGACAATCCTTACGGGGAAATCCGATTTGCCGGCAAGCCGGTTCCGTCAATGAAGTCAATCGGCGGCGATGCCGTTATCTCTTTGGGCACATTTTCCAAAATAATGGCGCCGGGTCTCCGGATTGCCTGGATTAACGGACCGCTCACGATCATGCCTATCTTTGAGCGGGTTAAGCAGTGCACCGACCTTCATTCCAATACTTTTACTCAGTACATGATATATGCATTTATAAATTCCGGGAAGCTCGACCCGCATATTGAGAAGCTCATTGAAAACTATGGCCAGAAACGAAACTTGATGCTTCAGGAGATGGAGAAGCATTTCCCCTCTGAACTAAGATGGACGAAACCGGAAGGGGGACTATTCCTCTGGATAGAGATGCCCGAAGGGATTTCGGCTTCGAAGATGCTGCCGCAGGCGATTGACCAAAAAGTGGCTTATGTGTACGGGAAACCGTTCTATCCCGACGGCCGCGGCGATAATACCTTGCGACTAAACTTCTCTTGCGCCACCTTAGATACTATCAGCGAGGGAATCAAGAGGCTGGGCAAGGTTATCAAGGACAATCTTCGTTAG